The DNA region ACAATGAGAGGTAAGGCCCAGACTGCCATACGGTTCCAGGCTGCTCCCACCCCAAGTGCTGGGAAGGTGACAGGGACAGCCTGGAGTGGGGCCCCCACCTCCCAATCCAGCACAATCCACTCAGCCCAGAGTATCCGCCAGCCCCTACAGTCACCACCTCGTCAGTGCACACACCCATGCTCCCCATCACCCCTCCTGCCTGCTCCCTGTGGAGCCTGGCCCTCAGCAGGAGCTGGTCACCCATGACTAGCACCACTGGGGGCCTCAGAGCCTCATGGGGATCCTGAGGGGCAAAGCAGGTGAAAGCAGTGGCTCAAGGCCCCGAGGccagagtgaggcctcccagaaaAGCCAAAGGGGGAGTCTGAGGAGGCGACAGCCTGAACTCACAATCCCATTAGCTCACCTGAGAGCAGGCCTAGCGGGGAGACAGCAGGCTGGTTGCCCACTGGATCCAGGGAACGTGGGCTGAGCTGGGAGGACATGTGCTCCCCGACAGAGCTCAGCCACCAGGACCAAGGAGTCCCTCACCAAAGCAGAGCCTCGGCTCCCCCTGAGATGAGGCCTCAGACCGGGGGGGGGCTGCAGGGCTCCTCAACAGGTGCTCCACCAGATGCTCCACCAGATGCTCAAGGGTATTGGGCCTCCATCTCCCTCAGCCCTGCTTTGCTGTTGCTGCTTCTATGACACCACATGCTCTCCTGGCCCCGGGCTGCCATCCCCTCAGGCTCtcaccccttccctctctctttctccctttgagGAGGACAGGAAGGACCCTGTTCAGTGCCTCTAGCCCCTCTCAATCTTAGGGGACGGAAGCAGGACATACAGAAAGGTCGTGGTCCAAGGAGCAGTCACCATCTCTCTGcctaaccatgagaaaaacatctgACAAACGCCAGTTGAGGGGCACCCTACGAAATCCCTGACCAGCACACCTCAGAATGGTCAAGGCCATCAAAACTAagccagaggggcttccctggtggcgcagtggttgagaatctgcctgctaatgcaggggacacgggttcgagccctggtctgggaggatcccacatgccacggagcaactaggcccgtgagccatggccgctgagcctgcacggctggagcctgtgctccgcaacaagagaggccgcaatagtgagaggcccgcgcaccgtgatgaagagtggcccccgcttgccacaactagagaaagccctcgcgcagaaatgaagaccaaacacagcaaaaataaataaataaataaataaataaactcctaccccccaaACTAAGCTAGAGACCCTATCCCAGAGGAGCCCAGGAGATGTGAGGACCACACATCACAGGGGCCTGGCATAGGAAGAGGATGCTACTTAACACTGTGTTGGCGTTGGTTCGTAACTGTGATGAGTGCGCCTCATGAGCGCAGAGGTTAGTGACGGGGGGTGTGCAGGGCAGGGGACACACAGGGACTCTGTCCTTCctgctcagtttttctgtaaacctaaatcTGCtctaaaaaagttttaattaagtctataattaatttttttaagtagcaaGATGTCCCCACAATCACAGCAGCCCAGTCTCTCCAGAGACCCCAAAAGGTGAAAGGACCAGAACCCTCACAATCACCCAGTCTCTGACACAGACGGTGTCCTCTGGGAATCTCAAATATCTGGGCCTCAGCAAGACTGACAGGCAGAGTAACCTTGATTACAAATCAGATTTCCACAAGCTCACTTCTCCTCATAAaattatactaaatattttatgaCGGACCCTCCTTATCTTCAACAAAAGGAATCAAAAAGCAGCAAATCAGTGGGGACAGAACACCAGAAAGGGCGTGAGTCAACCACACGTGGTTCACGAGGTGGGTCCAGGGTCATATGTTCTCACCCCTGACCTCTTGAAAGGGTACAGTGGGATATTCCAGAGGCTATGTACCTGACAGGCAAAGTCGGAACCGACTCAGCAGAAGCAGAGCCAAGAATGCAGCTCCTTTAAGAGATCTGCACAAACGTAAAACGATGGGAAAATAatgctgtttttctttaaaacgTGATGTTTACATGTAGTGGATTTATTAAGGAGAGTTAAGAGGTCCTGAGACCGAATTTGAAAGCTAGGTCCGGCGTTTGCAACGTAGGGAGGTGATTGCATGGGCCTGTGGCTCCACCTAGTgccaggcaggggacacgggtggcCCAGCCAGCTAACCGAGGATGGAGCCACCTGACACCACCATACAAAGTCGTGGAGATTCAGGAGGTGTCTTTTTGGGATTCAGGTGAATGTAACATGAAACTCTGTCCTGGCAGGGCTGCTGGGACCCTCCTCCGCGATGCAGCTCCACAGACCTCGGCACAAGACCGGCTCAGAGACTCCAGACACCACGGGGAGCACTCTCACCATGCCATTGATGCATTTGCCCGTTAGAGATGGACCCCCCAGAAAGTGAGACTTGGCTACCTGCACaacccaggccctgcccaggaCCAGGCCAGGGGGCTCAAGGAGGGGGGCGGCTGTGGAGGAACAAGGAGAGGCGGCCTCCAAGTTAGAACTCAGGGACTCACCAAGATAGGGTGGCAGTGGGGCCCCCCGTGGGTGTTGAGCAGCACCCCTAGCCTCCACCACCCAAACGCCACAACTACTCCCAGTGGGAGCCGTCATCTACACCCTAGCAGACAGTGGTGGGGCAAGATTGGATGTGGATCCCAGGAGACCAGCTTCACAGGTGTGCAAAAGGTCACGGCTCCTTTGCTGTGCCTTGATTCACCAAATTTTGTCTCCAAcccgtccctccccctccctgcaaGCCTGCCCTACTTGCCGTCCAAGCCACAGGCCACCGGGACAGCGCCCCAAGTCCTTAACTGACTCATGCCGGAATACAAGCTTTGTCCACTGTCACCTGTCTTCCCAGCCTGTTTTACACAAAACTGCCTGGTGTCCACTCCATGACACACCTCAAAACGCACCTGGAACAATAATTAAGTAGCTAACTCAGGTTTCCAGAACAGCCctttaggagggagggagggtgtccCTCGAGAGGGGCAACGTGGGGAGGGGAGACTTGAGAGGGAGGACCTGAGGAAGGGTCCTGAGAGGGGGGGACATGGTTGGGGGGACCTGAGAGGGAGGACCTGAGAGGGGGGACATGGGTCAGGCAGAGGCACCCTGCCGGCTCTGTCGCCTGACTCTAACATCGCCCCTTTTTTCACGGAGTCCCGCGGCCAGTCACGCTCACCAATGCCGCCGTGGGAGTGTCCGGCCCCCTCAAAGGTCACCTACCATAACTTGACAGGAGCCTGGGAAGCCACATCAAGGGAACACCTGAGAGTCACAGACGTGACAACACCGGCTCCCTCCACGCCACACTTCCGCCCTGAGGACGCCATCGCCCGGCTCCAAGATGGCTGTGCCACGCACGACGTCGTACCACAGAGGCCCCGCCCCTCAAACGGAGGGCCGGCCCTCTGAACGCCCCGCCCCCTCCGCGCTTCGACCCGGAAGGGATCTCCCAAGGCGGCAGCGAGCTTCCAGTGCCACAGGCAGTTGAAAAAAGGGCCGCGGCGGGGATCGCGCACCTACCCAGGGTTTGGCGGCCCGGAACCTCCTGCAAGGCCTTCCCTCGCGGAGCCGTACAGTACTTTCTTCATGATAAACACCCCACGTTAACACCAGTAAGAGCGCCAGAAACCTTTGTTTGGCTCAAGCTTTCTAGATAAATGGGCCGTCAGCCTCCGTGCTAGGAGTCCTCGTCCAGTAAGGACTTTTGATAACGACATCTGTCGCGTGGGGTTTCCTGCCGAAATCCCGGCCGTGAGGGGAAACCCACTGACCCTGCTCTACGGTCCTGGCGGCCGAGGGGCCAGAGCCCCGCGGTGCGTGGGCTCCCCCCGAAGCCAAGAGCAGATTCGTCCTGGGTGAACCCGAGCAGCGAGCTTGGCACACCCTGGGGCCGTGAGCGTGGGGAGCGCCCGGCGGGTGTGCCCTCGGCGCCGCTCCCGCCCATCTCCACCCCGCCAGCTCCGCTGTCCAGTTCGCGCTCCCAAGGAGCTCCTTGCGTGGATTCCCGTTGGCTTTGTCCTCTCCCGTGTCACATGACAGACACTCCCCCCCCCTCCCCGGGAGATTTAATtccaggggtgggaggggtgtcTGGATCCCTCTAACTCTAGTGCCTGCCTCTGAGGCTTCAAGTTCTGCACCCCATCTGGCCAGAGCAGTCTGCACAGACTGCATCCCGCGGTGGCAGACACGGCCCAGGGGAGGGAGCCCCACGCTGGACCTGGGAGGGGTGAACGTCCACAGTCCCCATGGAGACCTCACCCCCTGGCACAGGACAGGGGTCCTTTCTGGGAAGAGAGCTTTGTGATAGTTGAGGGTGCCCATTCAGTCACTTGCACTGTGCAGTCACCAGAGCTTCTGCAGCTTCTGATGAAATGAGCAGATGGCCAGGGATTCCAGGTGTTTGAGGGAAGTCACTAAATGAAGGACACAACACCCACAGAGAGGGTGGGACCTGGGCAAGCcccagagtctcagtttcctgttCAGCACAGGGGCCAGTTCATCAGACCCACCCTAGACGGCGAGTACTGCTGGACATTGTCCTTGCCTTGGGAGGCGGCCCCTGCCTGACAGAGGTGTCTCCTCCCTTTGCTTTTGTGGAAAACCTCTGGGCACTGAAATTGTTTCTAGGAGGCCTCTTTCATCCACCCCCACGTTGTGGTCGTATTGCTTGGGACTAGAAGCACACGTGCTGAAGGTGCAAGTCCCACTGCGCTTGGCCACTGGCCCAAGGGCAgcgggcgggggccggggggcGCTGATAGGCTGGTCTGCACCTGTTTCCTCTGTGAGGCAGCAGAGGTGAACTGCTCCTGGAAGTGGCCCACTGTGCTGGGCCAGCCTTGCTCCATCTTGTCAGGGGGTGCGTGTGTGGGGTCAGCTGTGAGACAGAGTGCGGGGGGCCCTCCACGCGACCCCAGCCCCACTCGCGTAGCTGCACGCTGCCGCTGCCCCATGCTCAGGTAGAATTCTCTGCAGTGCTGCACAGACCTGGGGAGTGCAAGTCAGAGGGAAGGCTGAGAGCCACGCCCAGGCCTCTGTGAGAACGCACTGGTGGCCCGATGTGTGCGTCTGCCCCACTCACCCACCTTCGTGGTGCATGGCCCTTTGGGGGTGCAGACCGGTAGACTCACCAGCAATGCACAGGACCACTGAGTGGCATCGGCCTCATCAGGAGGGGACCCCCATGGCCTGTGGGCACTGGAGTGTTCGGTGCTTACGCGGGTGCAGGCCCTGGGCCTGTTCCTGAGCCTCAGAGTCCTGAGATACAGACCATGTGCGTCTTCCTGTTCCACATGCTGGCAGGAGCCAGCATTACAGGAGGACTGGAGCGGGCGGGGAAGATGGAGTCACCTGTGGAGCACAGAGCCGTTAGAATAAACCACTTAACCGCAGTCACTTCCCTGAGACTTTATGGCTCAGACCTTGTGCCGACTAGAGCCCATGATTCCCTGGAATCATTTGTTGTATATTTTGCACACATTGAGTCTAACagcttaaattatttttgaaaatcgtTTTCAAACATTCAAAGATTATCCAAGAACTACCTAGTTTTTTGTGAGCTCTGTTTAACTGGGTGAAATAAAGCTTCTTTGGTATCTTCCAGTCCCCGTGTTCGCCCCTGCTGGTTTTGTTTCCAGGGTCAGGAAACAAGTAGGCACATCCCCCGGGGCCACTGTCACTCTGCCTCAGGAGGGGGTCAGCCTGTTGTAACACCAAGGGTCCCACACCCACCCTGGGATGGAGTGCTGTCAGGCCGGGCCCCCGCCAGGCCTGGGTCCCGCAGCGTGGAACACTTGTCTTTTAGTTTCCTCACTGGAGGCCAGGCCAGTTGTATGTAGGGTCTGACCTCCCCAAGGTCTGAAGCGAAGCTGCAGACACAGGGGAGGTGGTCTCACTCAGGCCTCATCACGCCTGCACGTGGGGCCGGATCTGCCCAGGCAGGGCACTCCATTGCTGGGTCACCATGTGGAAGAGAGCCCTGGTCTCAGGAGGACCCTGAGCAGGGAGCTGACAACAGCCTGGGTGGCCACGCTGGGTCACCAGAATGCCCAGAAGGGACTAGGTGAGAGGCCGGCCTCAGCTCTGGCCCCGCCCAGCAAGGCCACGGGTTGGAGTGGCATTGGGACAGCACCAGGCTGCAGGTCCCATCTGGTGGGGGCGTATCTTGCCCCTGCTCCCTGAGCCCTCCTTGGGGACCCTGCCCAGAATGGGTCAGAGCACCCCATACACACCACTGTCTGATTCTTCCTGAGCACTAAACCCAGCACAAGGGGGACCCTGCCTCAGGGTCTCACTTCACCTCCCCCCATGCCCACCCTGTCCCCAGGAGCCCAGCCCACACCCCCGCCCCAGTCAGGAGCCCTGCAGGTGTGGGGCCTGGAGCAGCCATTTCTAGGCCAGTCAGGAGCCCTGTTGGTTCTCACCAGCAGCCCAGTTACTGGAGATAATTTCAGAAAGGCTGCTGGTCTCCCTGGATCTGCTCTGGGCAACTGCAAGGTAGGTCAGCTGGAGCACAAGCCGTCACTGCTTCTGGAACGTCCTCCTCCCACCGCAAATCACTGGGCCTTTGCTCATTCCAGACCCACCCGGTACCCCTGGGGTGTCTAGGGTTCACAAGCGCAGCCTCCCAGGAAAGCGAGAAATAGGAGTTGCTGGGTCCCCCAACTCTCACCAAGGACAGGAGCTTCACAGGCTCACATGTGCAGGCATGCGTCAGCTTGACCACCGCGTGGAGTTTTGGCCTCTGCCACATGGGGCCACCAGGGTCAGCACAGGGACCACTTCTGAACCCTGAGGGTCCACAGGGCAGCAGGTGTGACCAGCACTCATAGACAGGaaacagcacctcagagcaggagtGCAGACCCTGCGCCCCCACACAGCTCCCTCCTGCAGGCCAAGCTCCCGCCATCCTGATGACATGACGATGCCCAGGTATGTTCAAGTGTCATCACTAGGCCTGTGTGCAGCTCTAAGGCTGATTTCAGCTGTGGTCACAGTGGAGTTCTCTGATCCACAGAGGAGAGATCAAACAGCGCCCGCAATGCAGGCCCCAGAGCAGACCACAGGGGCCATGCCCTGCCGGGTCACACCAGGGCATCTCCCAGAGGACTCTCAGGACGCTGTTGGGCCAGAACCTGGTCCTGGGTTCCCTGTTCTGCCCACACCCGCAAGGGAAAGGTGTGGCTGGTGGCAGGCCCtggctggcctgggtctcagtcTAAGTCTTGAACCAGTTCTGGGGGCTGACTCGACACCCTGCCCCGTGCCCCGACCCCTTGTGAGCTGGGCCCCCAGCCACAGGAGAGCCCCAGGTAGCCCAAGCAACACAGTGCACGCCCAGTCACAGGGCACCCAAGGGGCCAggcaggggggaggagggaggccagcATTGCGAGCCATCTGCCCTGAGGAGGACGCTGGCACCCTTGGCTCTAAGCCCCCCAACCCTCATAaatccataataaaaataatccctGCTTTTCCTAACATGCCCCAGTTCCCGAAGTGCCTCCTGATCCGTCATCACACTGATGTGCCAGAGGGGCCGGGGAGGCGCAGCTGACCTTGTTTTATGCAATCACAACAGGGAGGGCCCAGGAACCCAAGGCAGGCAGGGAACACCCCCTACCCTGTCCTGCCTTCTGAGTGGGCGCAGAGTCAGCCAGGGGAGGCTGCAGGAGCACCTGCCGAGGGTCTGGCCCCCGCTGCCCTGGGGAGCTGTGGGGTCTGGCCTCCGAAGGGATTGGTTGGTGAGCTGGGCCCTGCCACCCACCATAGCTGCCCAGTCTGCCTGCCTCTGGCCTGGGAATGCAGGGCAGGGGCCGGAGCAGGAAGCAACTCCACCCAGGCCCAGGTGGCCTGGCCAGAACAGGCTCACACTGTGGTGGGTCAGCTCTGGGCCTATCAGTGGACACTGCTGAAGCCCCACGGGGATGTAGCATCTTGACCCCATCCTTGCTATTCCCACCTGGCCTGGTGACTCCAGCCCATGAGaggcagcaggggctggggtACAACCTAACAGCTGATGGTCTTTGGTGCTGCACAACGTGACAGCCCAGGAGCCCATCCAGCCCAGTGGGAGGACACGTCACCCAGGGCCAGAGCTGACCCCACACTGCTCCCTGATGCATCTGCCACCCTCAGCTGGTGCCCCAGCAATGGAGTGCCCTGCCTGGGGCTGGCAGAATGTGCCTGATGAAGCCAGATCCCCAGGGTCAACCCAGCCctgaggagggagggcagagtGGGGGCGGTGCCAGGGCCTGGCCCAGGTGGCAGGAGTAGGCGGGGCACCTGCCTGGGCTCTGCCCGCCTGTGTGCCCGGCTCACTCGTCCATCACTTCGCCCTCGCCATCACTTGGCCCTTGTCATCTTTGCCCTAGCGGTCACCGTCCAAGGTAGGTCTGGTGAACTGGCCCCTTGTGCTGAGCAGGAAACCGAAGCCTGGGGCTCTGGGGCTTGCCCAGGTACCATTGGGCTGACCTGGACCACCCTAACCCCCGAGGCACCCTTGCCTGTCCGTCTTCGGGCGAGGGCAGCCGCCCTGCGTGTCGCAACGGGCCGGCCTGACCGGTGGAGAGGACCCCTCCGTCCGCGGGCTGGCTGCGTGGGGAGATGCGTCCGTGCGCCGTGCGCGCCGCCCGCAGTGCCCGCCGAGCCAGCGCCGTGCGCCGAGGCCGGGGGCGCGCAGgtcgggcggcggcggctgcggctgcggcggCTGCGCGCAGGTAGGGCTGGCGGAGACGGGGGAGGGGGCTGCGGACCGGGCTGCCACCGCCCCCAGCCTGGGAGGCCCCCGCCCACGTGACTCTCTGAGAACCTGAGCCGCCGGGTGGGGTGCTGGAACTCGGGGTCTCTAGGAgggagcccctgctcgcccccCTGGCTGCCCCTGAGAAGTCCCCCTACTCCCCCGGCTCTCACCCTCGCTCCTGGCTGACCCTCCCAGGAGCTCCCTCCACGGCCTGAGGCAGGCGAGGTCACAATCCTGGCAGGACCTGCCCACACTTCCCAGGTCAAGGAAGTCGGTTCTCTGGCTCCCAGCCTCAGTGATGAGGGCAGGGGATGGGGGACAGCAAGGGGCTCCCTGGACCTCTTGAGTAGGCTGCAGCAGGGGAGACAAGGAGCGACCTGCCCTCACTTGACCGCAGCTGGCCGGGCCTCCTGAGAGGTCTGAACCTGTGGCCGTGACGGgcgggcccagcccagcccagcccagcccaccccacccccaccctcagaGACGGGGCCAGGGGCTTGTAGGCAGTTCAGAGGAGACACTGGGCAGTGGGAGGCGTCAGGGGTTCCAAGTCTTGgaccagctgctcagcctgggaccCCAAAATCCCCAGCACTTGCCCCCAGCCCCCTGGCCAGAGATGCAAATAGCAGCCTCACTCTCCTGGCCCCTGGATTAACCTGCCCTCGGGGTGGGCTTTGCCCATGCAAAGCACGGGGagggtatgggtgtgtgtgtcagGGTCCCACCCCTGACATGATAGGTTTCTGCTACCAGGAGTGGAAAGTGGGTCTTGCAGGTGGAGGGTCAGGGGACCTGTCCTGTTCTGCTATTCCCCAGCACGGGGACATTAACCCACTTTCTCCAACCCAGAGGCCCAGCCTTGGTGAGGCTTTGCTGGTGGGTAGGGGTGGAAAGTTTTCTCTACAGTTAATGAGCCCCATGGGAAGTGGGAGGCAGGCATGCAGGGCCTCATTAGTGGGGCCTCAGCTCCAGCCCTGTACCCTGGTGAGTGGCATGGGCTGTGGGGACCTCCCTAAGCAGTGAGCTGGTGTCAGTGTGATAGGGTgggggctccctccctccctttgtttggggggtgggtgggagggggctcACCAGTGGGGAGGGAGCATCTGGAGGGTGATCGTAGGCTGGCAGCCCCCTGGCTCTGTTGATTCCTCCCATACCTCCTAGCCCCAGGCTGGCCACTTCCGAAGCCCCAGATGCCATGGAGGAGTGGGACGTGCCCCAGATGAAGAAAGAGGTGGAGAGCCTCAAGTACCAGCTGGCCTTCAAAAGGGAGATGTCATCCAAGACTATCCCTGAGTGAGTCCCCAGGACCCCATGGAGCCCTGGCCACACCCCACCCAAGGCCAGCCATGGTTTGCATCTCATTTCCCTGCTCTGTGCTCATTTGTATGAGCCAAGACCACACACAGCCCGACTGCCATCAGGCAGCACTTCTGAGGGAGGGCAGGTGCCCTTGTGctcaccccaccctccccacccacagGCTCCTCAAGTGGATTGAGGACGGGATCCCCAAGGACCCCCTCCTGAACCCCGACCTGATGAAGAACAACCCGTGGGTGGAGAAGGGCAAGTGTGCCATCCTGTGAGGCCCCCACACCCCAGACTCATGCCTCCCTGTGAAGAGGACGACTCTGTAAAAGTGTGACTTTTATAAAGAGTTTTCAAGGATGTACATGCTTTTGTACATTTTCTAGGAGAGAGAAAGCAACACCCAGGCACCCAGTGTGTATCTGGGGAcatctggtgtggctccagggtgtCCGGTGTGGATCCAGCGTGTCTGGCACAACCCCAGAGTGTCCGGCATGGACAGGGGGGTCCAGCACAGCCCCCACGGTGTCCAGCATAGATCCTGGGGACGTCAAGTGTGGGTCAGAGTATCTAGCACACCAGGGTGGCAGCATGGATCCTGGGGGCTTGGTGTGGCCCAGGCTACAGCAGGTCCCTGATGTACAGGCTGCGCCGCACAGCGTTGGAGACGCCCTCCTTGAAGCGGAACCAGACGTCGCTCCTGCCCACCGCGGTGCCCATGCGCTGCTCGGCCGTGTCAGTCTCAGGGGCTGCGTGCTCTGCAGGGGCCACACAGTCGTTCCTCCACCCGACCCTGACCCCAGTCCCTCAactgcccccacctccccacacacCTGTGCTCGGGGCTGCTGCTCTCTTGACAACCACACGACCAAAGAAGTCCCTCTCGGGCTAAAGGAGATAAGCCGGTCAGGTTCACGGGGGCTGACCCACAGCGGACAGTCCCCTACCTGGGGGGAGGGCCCAGAGGCCATCTCCCAGGGAGAAGGGGTCTCGTGGCACCTCTGGGCAATGgccccctaccctcaccccagcGCGGACCCTCTCTGCAAGTGTTCCCTCCACCCT from Mesoplodon densirostris isolate mMesDen1 chromosome 16, mMesDen1 primary haplotype, whole genome shotgun sequence includes:
- the GNG13 gene encoding guanine nucleotide-binding protein G(I)/G(S)/G(O) subunit gamma-13, producing the protein MEEWDVPQMKKEVESLKYQLAFKREMSSKTIPELLKWIEDGIPKDPLLNPDLMKNNPWVEKGKCAIL